A region of Diospyros lotus cultivar Yz01 chromosome 3, ASM1463336v1, whole genome shotgun sequence DNA encodes the following proteins:
- the LOC127797072 gene encoding heat stress transcription factor A-6b-like translates to MDSLYPVKEEYPGASSSELGEQPLMPPPQPMEGLHDVGPPPFLSKTFEMVDDPACDRIVSWSRGGYSFVVGDPHAFSTNLLPRYFKHNNFSSFVRQLNTYGFRKIDPDRWEFANEAFLRGQKHLLRNIRRRKTPSQQQQQQQQLPSQQAIGPCVEVGRFGLDGEVHRLRRDKHVLMMELVKLRQQQQNTRAHLQAMEVRLQGTERKQQQMTSFLARAMQNPAFIQQVAQQKEKRKELEEAISKKRRRRIDHGPGGCWGESSWARGGDELSPIKAEPLEFEDLYGFQVTELEALAMEIQGFGRAGRELEEEEEEVEELESADREIDEGFWEELLNEKFEEEEEEEEEDLNVLANQFGHLDSSSK, encoded by the exons ATGGACAGTTTGTACCCAGTGAAGGAGGAGTATCCCGGAGCGAGTTCGTCGGAATTGGGGGAGCAGCCATTAATGCCGCCGCCGCAACCGATGGAGGGGCTTCACGACGTGGGTCCGCCGCCTTTTCTGAGCAAGACGTTTGAGATGGTGGATGATCCAGCGTGCGATCGGATAGTTTCTTGGAGCAGAGGCGGCTACAGCTTTGTTGTGGGGGATCCTCACGCTTTCTCCACCAATCTCCTCCCCAGATACTTCAAACACAATAACTTTTCCAGCTTTGTCAGGCAGCTCAACACTTAC GGCTTCAGGAAGATCGATCCAGACAGATGGGAATTTGCCAATGAAGCATTCTTGAGGGGTCAGAAGCATCTCCTGAGAAACATCAGAAGAAGAAAGACACCTtcccagcagcagcagcagcagcagcagcttccTTCCCAACAAGCCATAGGCCCATGTGTCGAAGTAGGAAGATTCGGCTTAGACGGCGAAGTACATCGCCTGAGGCGTGACAAGCACGTGCTAATGATGGAGCTGGTGAAACtgaggcagcagcagcagaacACCAGGGCTCACCTCCAAGCCATGGAGGTGAGGCTCCAAGGAACAGAGAGGAAGCAGCAACAGATGACGAGTTTTCTGGCCCGAGCCATGCAAAACCCGGCATTTATCCAGCAAGTAGCCCAgcagaaagagaaaagaaaggagcTGGAAGAAGCCATTAGCAAGAAGAGACGGCGGCGGATCGATCATGGCCCCGGCGGCTGCTGGGGAGAGTCGAGCTGGGCCCGGGGAGGGGACGAGTTGAGTCCCATTAAAGCTGAGCCTCTGGAATTCGAAGATCTTTATGGGTTCCAGGTGACGGAGCTGGAGGCGCTGGCCATGGAAATACAGGGATTTGGGAGGGCAGGAAGGGagcttgaagaagaagaagaagaagtggaggAATTGGAGAGTGCAGATAGGGAAATTGACGAGGGATTCTGGGAagaactattgaatgagaaattcgaggaagaggaggaggaggaagaagaagacttgAATGTGTTGGCAAATCAGTTTGGTCACTTGGATTCAagttccaaataa